A region from the Hylaeus volcanicus isolate JK05 chromosome 6, UHH_iyHylVolc1.0_haploid, whole genome shotgun sequence genome encodes:
- the LOC128878941 gene encoding uncharacterized protein LOC128878941, with protein MNDSFLEDLELVPTDVTNVSSYPVDRHVTTRIATSTPLQPTLPHNVDNLHHKTERKSVTKELNVHDLKKLSDQDTRKHQVRVKVSEKREIPSESKLKPIENKVKADDEEPADNIETKIQKARVKIPGLKTRSTNQTRRSGSCKENNQSSNLSIKENSRPHDYSKESVSQVEVSKDKDCVKKLECKETDPAALLNSIKDIVSVHIKQESSNILRVMQELHFNSQANLIKHLLNQTDELVNEMHPSKDSNRVRSLVEQNERLNEEIVKLQKYNEELQRKLEELEFLKQENITLKLKCKELSKQ; from the coding sequence ATGAATGATTCTTTCTTAGAAGATCTGGAACTAGTGCCTACTGATGTTACAAATGTTAGTTCTTATCCAGTAGATAGACATGTAACAACAAGAATTGCTACATCCACTCCGTTACAACCGACGCTGCCACATAATGTTGACAATTTACATCATAAAACTGAAAGGAAATCAGTTActaaagaattaaatgtaCATGATCTGAAAAAATTGTCAGATCAAGATACTAGGAAGCACCAGGTTAGAGTGAAGGTTTCTGAAAAGAGAGAAATACCTAGTGAGAGCAAATTGAAGCCAATTGAGAATAAAGTGAAAGCTGACGATGAGGAGCCTGCAgacaatattgaaacaaaGATACAAAAGGCCAGAGTGAAAATTCCTGGACTTAAAACTCGTTCAACAAATCAGACTCGTCGTTCTGGAAGTTGTAAGGAAAACAATCAGTCTTCAAAtctgtctattaaagaaaacagtagACCTCATGATTATTCAAAAGAAAGTGTTTCCCAAGTGGAAGTTTCTAAAGACAAAGACTGTGTTAAGAAATTGGAGTGCAAAGAAACTGATCCTGCTGCATTGCTTAATTCCATTAAGGACATAGTAAGCGTGCATATAAAACAAGAAAGTTCAAACATTTTGAGAGTAATGCAAGAATTACACTTCAATTCCCAAGCTAATCTCATTAAACATCTGTTAAACCAAACAGATGAACTAGTTAATGAAATGCATCCTAGTAAAGATTCGAATAGAGTAAGAAGTTTGGTAGAACAAAACGAGAgattaaatgaagaaattgtaaaattacagaaatataatgaagaattgcaaagaaaattagaaGAGTTAGAATTCTTAAAGCAagaaaatataacattaaaGTTAAAGTGCAAGGAGCTATCAAAACAATAG
- the LOC128878940 gene encoding lysosomal thioesterase PPT2 homolog produces the protein MTECFLEYSIIGNLRVAMATLSYRSFILFFLTILINAVESYRAVVVIHGVLTGSDSMELISNRIQEMHPGTQVYNTPRYAGWSSLEPMWRQVEEIGMDVVSVGAAFPEGINLIGYSQGGLLARAILQRFPNHNVRNFISLSSPQAGQYGTRFLHLFFPDLACETAYELFYSKVGQHTSVGNYWNDPHHQELYYKYSRFLPLVNNEKNSTLGSTFKQGLTKLKRMILIGGSEDGVITPWQSSHFGYFDANETVIDMRDRSIYTDDSIGLKTLDESDRLTLITVPNIPHIEWHKNISIVDNFLLPYLD, from the exons ATGACAGAATGTTTTCTTGAGTATAGCATAATCGGAAATCTACGAGTAGCGATGGCTACATTAAGTTATAgatcttttattcttttctttttaactataCTTATTAATGCCGTTGAAAGTTATCGTGCTGTGGTTGTTATCCATGGTGTGCTTACTGGAAGCGACAGTATGGAACTTATTAGCAACAGAATACAAGAG ATGCATCCTGGGACACAGGTTTATAATACGCCGAGATATGCAGGATGGAGTAGTTTAGAACCAATGTGGCGACAAGTAGAAGAAATAGGGATGGATGTCGTGTCCGTAGGTGCTGCATTCCCCgaaggaataaatttaataggTTATAGCCAAGGTGGTTTATTAGCTAGAGCCATATTGCAAAGATTTCCTAATCATAATGTCAGGAATTTTATCTCTTTGAGTTCGCCACAAGCAGGACAATACGGAA CTcgatttttgcatttatttttcccCGATTTAGCGTGTGAAACTgcttatgaattattttattcaaaagttGGACAACATACCAGCGTCGGAAATTACTGGAATGACCCTCACCATCAG gaattatattacaaatacagTAGGTTCCTTCCACTCGTAAACAACGAGAAAAATTCGACACTGGGGTCAACGTTTAAACAAGGACTTACCAAACTAAAACGTATGATACTTATTGGAGGCTCTGAAGATGGCGTTATCACCCCATGGCAAAGTAGTCACTTTGGATATTTTGATGCTAATGAAACTGTGATAGATATGCGCGATCGATCTATTTATACAGACGACTCAATTGGATTGAAGACATTAGATGAGAGTGATAGACTTACCCTCATTACAGTACCAAATATTCCCCACATAGAGTGgcacaaaaatatatctatagTAGATAATTTTTTACTGCCGTACCTGGATTAG
- the LOC128878939 gene encoding venom serine carboxypeptidase — protein sequence MIKIVSILHIFVLISLTIENGRGFTNVYPKLKSYPIRDGDDTGKPLFLTPLIDSNQIDEARNKAIVQHKEMGEVNSYAGYLTVNKEYNSNMFFWFFPAVHNPKTAPIVLWLQGGPGATSMFGLFMENGPFIVTANKTLKMRKYSWNQAHNLLYIDNPVGTGFSFTDNDKGYATNETHVGRDVHTMLVQFFKLFPELQGNDFYVTGESYAGKYVPAVSHAIKDFNIKAQTKINLKGLAIGNGLTDPENQLLYGDYLYQLGLIDTNGRDVFHKYEDKGRDLIRQKKYEEAFKLFDTLLDGDLIGYPSLFKNLTGFDYYFNYLHTKDSDDADYMSEWIQRADVRRAIHVGNCTFHVEDKTVEKHLQGDIMQSLAILISDLTQHYRVLIYNGQLDIIVAYPLTENYLHNLKWSGAEKYKTAKRKMWWVGKELAGYSKTVDNLTEVLVRNAGHMVPSDQPLWALDLITRFTHNKPF from the exons ATGATCAAAATCGTGTCTATTCTACACATTTTCGTTCTAATTTCACTCACAATCGAAAATGGAAGAGGATTTACGAACGTTTATCCCAAATTGAAGAGTTATCCCATTCGAGATGGCGATGATACTGGAAAGCCTCTGTTCTTAACACCGTTAATCGACAGCAATCAAATAGATGAGGCTCGTAACAAAGCCATTGTACAGCATAAAGAAATGGGCGAAGTTAACAGTTATGCCGGTTACTTGACTGtcaataaagaatataattcaaaCATGTTCTTTTGGTTCTTCCCGGCTGTG CATAATCCTAAAACTGCACCTATAGTATTGTGGTTACAAGGTGGGCCTGGGGCTACGTCTATGTTTGGTTTATTCATGGAGAATGGTCCATTTATCGTAACTGCAAACAAAACCCTTAAAATGCGCAAGTATTCTTGGAATCAGGCTCATAATTTACTTTACATCGACAATCCTGTTGGTACTGGATTCAGCTTTACTGACAATGATAAAGGATATGCCACTAATGAAACACATGTGGGAAGGGATGTTCATACTATGTTAGTACAATTCTTTAAGTTATTCCCTGAACTCCAGGGTAATGACTTCTATGTCACTGGTGAATCTTATGCTGGAAAATATGTACCTGCTGTATCTCATGCAATCAAAGACTTTAACATCAAGGCACAGacaaaaataaacttaaaGGGTTTGGCAATAGGAAATGGACTGACCGATCCAGAGAATCAATTATTGTATGGAGATTATTTATATCAGTTGGGATTGATCGATACAAATGGAAGAGATgtgtttcataaatatgaagATAAAGGTCGAGATTTGATCcgacaaaaaaaatatgaagaagCCTTTAAACTATTTGACACACTTCTGGATGGTGATTTAATTGGTTATCcctctttatttaaaaatctaactGGTTTTGATTACTACTTCAACTATTTACATACCAAAGATTCAGATGATGCTGACTACATGTCAGAATGGATTCAAAGAGCAGATGTGAGACGAGCTATACATGTTGGCAATTGTACATTTCATGTTGAAGATAAAACAGTAGAGAAACACTTACAAGGAGACATTATGCAGTCACTGGCAATTCTCATATCAGATCTTACTCAACATTACAGAGTTTTAATATACAATGGCCAGCTTGATATTATTGTGGCATATCCTCTAACAGAAAACTATTTGCACAACTTAAAATGGTCTGGGgctgaaaaatataaaacagccAAGAGGAAGATGTGGTGGGTTGGAAAAGAGTTAGCTGGTTACTCAAAAACTGTTGATAATTTAACAGAAGTTTTGGTCAGAAATGCTGGACACATGGTTCCTTCAGATCAGCCACTTTGGGCTCTCGATCTTATTACGCGTTTTACACACAATAAAccattctaa